Proteins from one Anaerolineae bacterium genomic window:
- a CDS encoding glycerol-3-phosphate acyltransferase, with amino-acid sequence MVTLIWMIIAFVCGALPFSVWVGKLALRTEIRNYGDHNPGATNVIRAGGWKWGMLALLLDYLKGAIPVGIAYFFVGLDGIPLVLVALAPVLGHAYSPFLGFHGGKAVAVTFGIWTGLTLWEVPMVLGLLLGLWFGVVAISGWAVMLAMLGLLIYLLIFHPGPILLAVWGGNTLILAWRHHQELMQPPGLRPWLQKRMSTHE; translated from the coding sequence ATGGTTACCCTCATCTGGATGATAATAGCCTTTGTCTGCGGCGCGCTGCCGTTTTCGGTGTGGGTGGGAAAACTGGCCCTGCGCACCGAAATCCGTAACTATGGCGACCACAACCCCGGTGCCACCAATGTTATTCGCGCCGGTGGTTGGAAATGGGGTATGCTGGCGCTTCTGCTGGATTATTTGAAAGGGGCCATTCCGGTAGGAATAGCCTATTTTTTTGTCGGCCTCGACGGCATTCCACTGGTGTTGGTTGCGCTGGCGCCGGTGCTGGGGCATGCTTACTCACCGTTTTTGGGTTTTCACGGCGGTAAAGCCGTCGCCGTCACCTTTGGTATCTGGACCGGCTTAACTCTGTGGGAAGTGCCTATGGTGTTGGGCTTGCTATTGGGATTGTGGTTTGGTGTCGTCGCCATATCGGGATGGGCGGTAATGCTGGCCATGCTGGGGCTGTTGATTTACCTGCTCATTTTTCATCCCGGTCCGATTTTGCTGGCCGTGTGGGGCGGCAATACGTTGATATTGGCCTGGAGACATCACCAGGAATTAATGCAGCCACCTGGCCTGCGCCCTTGGCTGCAAAAGCGAATGAGCACCCATGAATGA